Proteins encoded in a region of the Pelmatolapia mariae isolate MD_Pm_ZW linkage group LG16_19, Pm_UMD_F_2, whole genome shotgun sequence genome:
- the nat8 gene encoding probable N-acetyltransferase CML1 → MDNIQIRKFQDEDADVVKELFTLGMSEHVPSSFVHVLKQPLTQMLLMCMFCALMTSSKSFLLPVLAVTFCLAGARQMVVYMFNKYIETSLRKDLNNISETYLKGKDSCFWVADSDGRVVGSVACLPAENAPGCLELKRMSVRRSHRGMGIAKALCRTVAEFTRDRGYGAVILQTSVVQTDAQKLYEHMGYKKIREFVVPEFLAKILNFTLLEYRLDLQQD, encoded by the coding sequence ATGGACAACATTCAGATCCGGAAGTTTCAGGATGAAGATGCTGATGTTGTGAAGGAGCTCTTCACCTTGGGGATGAGTGAGCACGTGCCTTCATCCTTTGTGCACGTTCTGAAGCAGCCGCTAACCCAGATGCTCCTCATGTGCATGTTCTGCGCTCTCATGACCAGCTCCAAGTCCTTCCTGCTTCCCGTTTTGGCCGTCACCTTCTGCCTGGCTGGAGCCCGGCAGATGGTTGTCTACATGTTCAACAAATACATCGAAACCTCGCTCAGAAAGGACCTCAACAACATCAGTGAGACCTACCTGAAAGGGAAAGACTCGTGCTTTTGGGTGGCTGATAGCGATGGCCGGGTAGTGGGTTCGGTGGCTTGTCTCCCTGCTGAGAACGCTCCTGGTTGCTTGGAGCTGAAACGCATGTCGGTCCGCCGCAGTCACCGCGGGATGGGCATCGCAAAGGCTCTGTGTCGAACAGTGGCTGAATTTACTCGCGACAGGGGTTACGGAGCTGTAATACTGCAGACCTCTGTGGTGCAGACAGATGCTCAGAAGCTGTATGAGCACATGGGCTACAAAAAGATAAGAGAGTTTGTCGTTCCAGAGTTTCTTGCCAAAATCCTAAACTTCACCCTGCTTGAGTACAGActtgatttacagcaggactGA